A window of the Henckelia pumila isolate YLH828 chromosome 3, ASM3356847v2, whole genome shotgun sequence genome harbors these coding sequences:
- the LOC140887191 gene encoding serine/threonine-protein kinase STY13-like, giving the protein MLEGTKFTGIIDLNHNHENYDFSQNFYRKLNEESNMSVDSYGSLQMSNGGGSVAMSMDSSTGSNGSNTRILGHQGLKHVHNYSVAASVNHGRASHGLSNDALAQALMNPRYPTQGLGDYDEWTIDLRKLNMGPAFAQGAFGKLYRGTYNGEDVAIKLLEKPENDTERAHLMEQQFQQEVMMLANLKHPNIVRFIGACRKPMVWCIVTEYAKGGSVRQFLMKRQNRAVPLKLAVKQALDVARGMAYVHGLNLIHRDLKSDNLLISADKSIKIADFGVARIEVQTEGMTPETGTYRWMAPEMIQHRPYTQKVDVYSFGIVLWELITGMLPFQNMTAVQAAFAVVNKGVRPTIPNDCLPALGQIMTYCWDVNPDVRPSFSEIVRMLETAENEIMTTVRKARFRCCMTQPMTTD; this is encoded by the exons ATGTTGGAGGGTACGAAATTTACTGGAATCATAGACCTAAACCATAACCATGAAAACTACGAtttttctcaaaatttctatCGCAAGCTGAATGAGGAATCGAATATGTCGGTAGATAGTTATGGGAGCTTGCAGATGAGCAACGGTGGAGGCTCTGTTGCCATGTCGATGGACAGCAGTACTGGATCGAATGGTTCCAACACTCGTATCTTGGGCCACCAAGGCCTCAAGCATGTACACAACTATTCAGTCGCTGCAAGTGTCAATCATGGGAGAGCATCTCATGGGCTGAGTAATGATGCTCTGGCACAAGCTTTAATGAACCCTCGGTATCCAACACAAGGACTTGGTGACTATGATGAGTGGACCATTGACCTGCGGAAGCTGAACATGGGGCCAGCTTTTGCTCAAGGGGCTTTTGGAAAGTTGTACAGAGGCACGTATAATGGTGAGGATGTTGCAATTAAGCTTCTCGAGAAACCAGAGAATGATACAGAGAGGGCACACTTGATGGAGCAGCAGTTTCAACAAGAGGTAATGATGTTAGCGAATCTGAAGCATCCAAATATCGTTCGCTTCATTGGTGCATGCCGCAAACCCATGGTCTGGTGTATTGTGACTGAATATGCCAAGGGAGGTTCAGTGCGGCAGTTCTTGATGAAGCGGCAGAACCGTGCTGTACCCCTTAAATTGGCTGTAAAGCAGGCCTTGGATGTGGCAAGAGGTATGGCATATGTGCATGGGTTGAATTTAATCCATCGAGACTTGAAGTCAGATAATCTTTTAATATCAGCGGACAAATCCATCAAGATTGCGGATTTTGGTGTAGCTCGCATTGAGGTACAGACTGAAGGAATGACACCAGAGACGGGCACTTATCGTTGGATGGCACC GGAGATGATTCAGCATAGGCCATATACACAAAAAGTCGATGTATACAGCTTTGGAATTGTGCTATGGGAGCTTATAACTGGGATGCTTCCATTCCAGAACATGACTGCCGTTCAGGCAGCATTTGCAGTCGTCAATAAAGGTGTCCGACCAACGATCCCCAACGATTGCCTTCCGGCTCTTGGTCAGATCATGACTTATTGCTGGGATGTTAATCCCGACGTGAGGCCCTCGTTCAGCGAAATTGTCAGAATGCTCGAGACTGCCGAGAATGAGATCATGACTACTGTTAGAAAGGCTCGTTTTAGGTGCTGCATGACTCAACCTATGACTACAGATTAG
- the LOC140892347 gene encoding squamosa promoter-binding-like protein 2 isoform X1: MERFSESSRGWERENIALPSEKSDEIPEKYGHSACSSDCNFCLYGNELGICSFSMRPKSEFAAVDSTDGYWRLSSLPLHSRKIDGTVSDYSEARVFSTEPMHIGLNLGRPKECGDNFSSLMSSQSLVSTIPVSVTASKRSRVYYPNVQNPFCQVDGCNIDLTSAKDYHRRHRICGSHSKCPSVIVSGRERRFCQQCSRLHDLSEFDEKKRSCRRRLSDHNARRRRLPPESTKLSSPGVVYGVLSTLSNTYLANFTFLESSPNTVSSLKLADQRPHDVLADRPSVPDPVLNQTWENNSFSAAAPSKVGGLEETICFSGNKIHDSDPSMRIDQGMLWAIQIASPQNLDQCSNVPPANPQATPDLPSVHSLLSCNPWISNEAIPVPTAHSSNHYNPERHIDPHQWAALVHSSNNFSTEQGRIQVSDRLQGFQLLSADYESGCYHSDQRVL, from the exons ATGGAAAGGTTTTCAGAAAGTTCGAGGGGGTGGGAGAGGGAAAATATAGCTCTGCCTAGTGAGAAGTCTGATGAAATCCCAGAAAAATATGGCCATTCTGCATGCTCATCTGACTGTAATTTCTGTCTATACGGTAATGAATTAGGAATCTGCTCGTTTTCTATGCGTCCCAAGTCCGAATTCGCCGCTGTCGATTCCACGGATGGTTACTGGAGACTTAGTTCTTTGCCTCTGCACAGCAGGAAGATAGATGGTACTGTTTCAGATTATTCTGAGGCGCGGGTCTTCTCTACTGAGCCAATGCATATTGGTTTAAATCTTGGAAGACCAAAAGAATGTGGGGATAATTTTTCTTCTCTTATGAGTAGTCAAAGTTTGGTTTCTACAATTCCTGTATCGGTTACAGCCTCGAAAAGATCGAGGGTCTATTACCCAAACGTGCAGAATCCTTTCTGTCAAGTTGATGGGTGTAATATTGACTTGACCTCGGCAAAAGACTACCATCGTCGCCATAGAATCTGCGGAAGCCATTCCAAATGCCCGTCAGTAATCGTTTCCGGGAGGGAACGGCGCTTTTGTCAACAATGCAGCAG GTTGCACGACTTGTCTGAATTTGATGAGAAGAAGAGGAGTTGTCGGAGGCGACTCTCGGACCATAATGCCAGAAGGCGAAGGCTGCCACCAGAATCTACTAAGCTCAGTTCACCTGGAGTAGTATATGGTGTTCTTTCAACCCTTTCAAACACATATCTTGCTAACTTCACATTTCTTGAATCCTCACCAAACACCGTTTCTTCGTTGAAATTAGCAGATCAAAGGCCACATGATGTTTTAGCGGACAGGCCTTCAGTCCCAGACCCAGTTTTGAATCAAACATGGGAAAATAATAGCTTTTCCGCAGCAGCTCCCTCAAAAGTTGGTGGACTCGAAGAGACAATATGTTTTTCTGGCAACAAGATTCATGATTCTGATCCCAGTATGCGAATTGACCAAGGGATGCTATGGGCCATCCAGATTGCTAGTCCTCAGAATCTTGATCAAT GTTCGAATGTACCTCCGGCGAATCCTCAGGCAACACCAGATCTTCCGAGCGTTCACTCTCTTCTGTCGTGTAATCCTTGGATATCAAACGAAGCCATTCCCGTTCCTACAGCGCATTCTTCGAATCATTACAATCCAGAAAGACACATAGATCCACATCAGTGGGCGGCGCTGGTTCACTCGAGCAACAACTTTTCCACAGAACAAGGCCGGATTCAGGTTTCCGATCGGTTGCAAGGATTTCAATTGTTGAGTGCCGATTATGAATCTGGCTGCTATCACTCCGATCAAAGGGTTTTGTGA
- the LOC140892945 gene encoding uncharacterized protein: MEDSKQQRLDRFTPLSSPGFGNGRGNWVEHSNYYDAKNLCVIPAMCNDRSSMFFLPEYVSDNQAAYKQFTLLTNPQYRRTNGGQLFSPHQTPGSGSQENFIDGKYFGPGPFGRGNRSRNSVRDRYKFTREYGPKEALPSCPCSLGTSRFISPSSSGSAYAQPIDMRSNEQNVAKGFGLTANSSPWHQANQRKVVSSFNRNQFAQDKGGRRNRDMNSVSVSADALGCSGKWNCKSMAWKPKGRSLLDKDSLSEIKDVKSPSAICDDMFNLEDFKTDYKHAKFFVIKSFNEDNIHKSIKYGVWASTKLGNRKLDAAYRDAKEMEGSCPLFLFFSVNGSGQFYGVAEMVGPLDFENDADYWNWGSWGGQFPVKWHIVKDVPSSLFHSICLENNDNNYVTQSRDSQEVDLEQGIKMIKIFKKYDAETSILDDFNFFEGREKVMQERKDKQRSSSTAKTSAYPATKQINQRSDYLADTLNRRLVLQ, translated from the exons ATGGAAGATTCTAAGCAACAGAGACTCGATCGATTCACCCCCCTTTCATCTCCTG GTTTTGGTAACGGTAGGGGTAACTGGGTTGAGCATTCAAATTATTACGATGCCAAAAATTTGTGTGTCATCCCG GCAATGTGCAATGATAGGTCTTCGATGTTCTTTCTTCCTGAGTATGTCTCTGACAACCAGGCAGCATATAAACAGTTTACCCTACTGACTAACCCTCAATATAGAAGAACAAATGGTGGTCAGCTATTCTCTCCACATCAAACACCTG GAAGTGGTAGTCAAGAAAACTTTATCGACGGTAAATATTTCGGACCAGGACCTTTCGGCAGAGGGAATCGCTCTCGAAATAGTGTCCGCGATCGTTATAAATTCACTAGAGAATATGGACCTAAAGAAGCTTTGCCAAGTTGCCCATGTTCCTTAGGTACCAGCAGGTTCATATCACCATCGAGTTCTGGATCTGCATATGCTCAACCAATTGACATGAGATCAAATGAACAAAATGTTGCAAAG GGCTTTGGATTGACTGCGAACTCCTCACCCTGGCACCAGGCTAACCAAAGAAAAGTTGTATCTAGTTTTAATCGAAATCAATTTGCTCAAGACAAAGGTGGAAGACGTAATAGGGATATGAATTCTGTCAGTGTTTCTGCTGATGCACTTGGTTGCTCAGGTAAATGGAACTGCAAATCAATGGCTTGGAAGCCAAAAGGCAGGAGTTTGCTTGACAAGGACTCTTTATCAGAGATTAAAGATGTCAAATCTCCTTCTGCAATTTGTGACGACATGTTTAACTTAGAAGATTTCAAGACTGACTACAAACATGCGAAGTTTTTTGTCATCAAGTCTTTCAACGAAGATAACATCCATAAAAGCATAAAATATGGTGTTTGGGCTAGCACAAAACTCGGAAACAGGAAGCTAGATGCTGCCTACAGAGATGCAAAGGAAATGGAAGGAAGTTGTCCACTCTTCTTATTTTTCTCA GTAAATGGCAGTGGACAATTTTATGGGGTGGCTGAGATGGTTGGACCTCTTGACTTCGAGAATGATGCTGATTACTGGAATTGGGGTAGTTGGGGTGGGCAGTTTCCTGTAAAATGGCATATTGTCAAGGATGTACCCAGTAGTCTCTTCCATAGCATATGTCTGGAAAATAATGACAATAACTATGTTACGCAGAGTCGAGATTCACAAGAG GTGGACCTGGAACAGGGAATTAAAATgatcaaaattttcaagaaatatgatGCCGAAACGTCCATCCTCGACGATTTCAACTTTTTCGAAGGACGGGAGAAAGTGATGCAGGAGAGGAAGGACAAACAGCGATCTAGTTCAACTGCAAAGACATCAGCTTATCCTGCCACCAAACAGATAAATCAACGATCCGATTATTTGGCTGACACCCTGAATCGTAGACTCGTATTGCAGTGA
- the LOC140886651 gene encoding serine/threonine-protein kinase STY13-like → MLEGPKFTGIINLNHNHDYYDFSQNFYRKLNEGSNMSVDSYGSLQLSNGGGSVAMSMDSSTGSNGSNTRILGHQGLKHVHNYSGAASVNHGRASHGLSNDALAQALMNPRYPTQGLGDYDEWTIDLRKLNMGPAFAQGAFGKLYRGTYNGEDVAIKLLEKPENDTERAHLMEQQFQQEVMMLATLKHPNIVRFIGACRKPMVWCIVTEYAKGGSVRQFLMKRQNRAVPLKLAVKQALDVARGMAYVHGLNLIHRDLKSDNLLISADKSIKIADFGVARIEVQTEGMTPETGTYRWMAPEMIQHRPYTQKVDVYSFGIVLWELITGMLPFQNMTAVQAAFAVVNKGVRPTIPNDCLPALGQIMTLCWDVNPDVRPSFSEVVRMLEAAENEIMTTVRKARFRCCLTQPMTTD, encoded by the exons ATGTTGGAGGGTCCGAAATTTACTGGAATCATAAACCTAAACCATAACCACGATTATTACGAtttttctcaaaatttctatCGCAAGCTCAATGAGGGATCAAATATGTCGGTAGATAGTTATGGGAGCTTGCAGTTGAGCAACGGTGGAGGCTCTGTTGCCATGTCGATGGACAGCAGTACTGGATCGAATGGTTCCAACACTCGTATCTTGGGCCACCAAGGCCTCAAGCATGTACACAACTATTCAGGCGCTGCTAGTGTCAATCATGGGAGAGCATCTCATGGGCTGAGTAATGATGCGCTGGCTCAAGCTTTAATGAACCCTCGGTATCCAACACAAGGACTTGGTGACTATGATGAGTGGACCATTGACCTGCGGAAGCTGAACATGGGGCCAGCTTTTGCTCAAGGGGCTTTTGGAAAGTTGTACAGAGGCACGTATAATGGTGAGGATGTTGCAATTAAGCTTCTCGAGAAACCAGAGAATGATACAGAGAGGGCACACTTGATGGAGCAGCAGTTTCAACAAGAGGTAATGATGTTAGCGACTCTGAAGCATCCAAATATCGTTCGCTTCATTGGTGCATGCCGCAAACCCATGGTCTGGTGTATTGTGACTGAATATGCCAAGGGAGGTTCAGTGCGGCAGTTCTTGATGAAGCGGCAGAACCGTGCTGTACCCCTTAAATTGGCTGTAAAGCAGGCCTTGGATGTGGCAAGAGGTATGGCATATGTGCATGGGTTGAATTTAATCCATCGAGACTTGAAGTCAGATAATCTTTTAATATCAGCGGACAAATCCATCAAGATTGCGGATTTTGGTGTAGCTCGCATTGAGGTACAGACTGAAGGAATGACACCAGAGACGGGCACTTATCGTTGGATGGCACC GGAGATGATTCAGCATCGGCCATACACACAAAAAGTCGATGTATACAGCTTTGGAATTGTGCTATGGGAGCTCATAACTGGGATGCTTCCATTCCAGAACATGACTGCCGTTCAGGCTGCCTTTGCAGTCGTCAATAAAGGTGTTCGACCGACAATCCCCAACGATTGCCTTCCGGCCCTTGGTCAGATCATGACTCTTTGCTGGGATGTTAATCCAGACGTGAGGCCATCTTTCAGTGAGGTGGTCAGAATGCTCGAGGCTGCAGAGAACGAGATCATGACGACTGTTAGAAAGGCTCGTTTCAGGTGCTGCTTGACTCAACCGATGACTACAGATTAG
- the LOC140892347 gene encoding squamosa promoter-binding-like protein 2 isoform X2, with the protein MERFSESSRGWERENIALPSEKSDEIPEKYGHSACSSDCNFCLYGNELGICSFSMRPKSEFAAVDSTDGYWRLSSLPLHSRKIDGTVSDYSEARVFSTEPMHIGLNLGRPKECGDNFSSLMSSQSLVSTIPVSVTASKRSRVYYPNVQNPFCQVDGCNIDLTSAKDYHRRHRICGSHSKCPSVIVSGRERRFCQQCSRLHDLSEFDEKKRSCRRRLSDHNARRRRLPPESTKLSSPGVVYDQRPHDVLADRPSVPDPVLNQTWENNSFSAAAPSKVGGLEETICFSGNKIHDSDPSMRIDQGMLWAIQIASPQNLDQCSNVPPANPQATPDLPSVHSLLSCNPWISNEAIPVPTAHSSNHYNPERHIDPHQWAALVHSSNNFSTEQGRIQVSDRLQGFQLLSADYESGCYHSDQRVL; encoded by the exons ATGGAAAGGTTTTCAGAAAGTTCGAGGGGGTGGGAGAGGGAAAATATAGCTCTGCCTAGTGAGAAGTCTGATGAAATCCCAGAAAAATATGGCCATTCTGCATGCTCATCTGACTGTAATTTCTGTCTATACGGTAATGAATTAGGAATCTGCTCGTTTTCTATGCGTCCCAAGTCCGAATTCGCCGCTGTCGATTCCACGGATGGTTACTGGAGACTTAGTTCTTTGCCTCTGCACAGCAGGAAGATAGATGGTACTGTTTCAGATTATTCTGAGGCGCGGGTCTTCTCTACTGAGCCAATGCATATTGGTTTAAATCTTGGAAGACCAAAAGAATGTGGGGATAATTTTTCTTCTCTTATGAGTAGTCAAAGTTTGGTTTCTACAATTCCTGTATCGGTTACAGCCTCGAAAAGATCGAGGGTCTATTACCCAAACGTGCAGAATCCTTTCTGTCAAGTTGATGGGTGTAATATTGACTTGACCTCGGCAAAAGACTACCATCGTCGCCATAGAATCTGCGGAAGCCATTCCAAATGCCCGTCAGTAATCGTTTCCGGGAGGGAACGGCGCTTTTGTCAACAATGCAGCAG GTTGCACGACTTGTCTGAATTTGATGAGAAGAAGAGGAGTTGTCGGAGGCGACTCTCGGACCATAATGCCAGAAGGCGAAGGCTGCCACCAGAATCTACTAAGCTCAGTTCACCTGGAGTAGTATATG ATCAAAGGCCACATGATGTTTTAGCGGACAGGCCTTCAGTCCCAGACCCAGTTTTGAATCAAACATGGGAAAATAATAGCTTTTCCGCAGCAGCTCCCTCAAAAGTTGGTGGACTCGAAGAGACAATATGTTTTTCTGGCAACAAGATTCATGATTCTGATCCCAGTATGCGAATTGACCAAGGGATGCTATGGGCCATCCAGATTGCTAGTCCTCAGAATCTTGATCAAT GTTCGAATGTACCTCCGGCGAATCCTCAGGCAACACCAGATCTTCCGAGCGTTCACTCTCTTCTGTCGTGTAATCCTTGGATATCAAACGAAGCCATTCCCGTTCCTACAGCGCATTCTTCGAATCATTACAATCCAGAAAGACACATAGATCCACATCAGTGGGCGGCGCTGGTTCACTCGAGCAACAACTTTTCCACAGAACAAGGCCGGATTCAGGTTTCCGATCGGTTGCAAGGATTTCAATTGTTGAGTGCCGATTATGAATCTGGCTGCTATCACTCCGATCAAAGGGTTTTGTGA